A region of the Hydra vulgaris chromosome 12, alternate assembly HydraT2T_AEP genome:
TAACAACACTGACTGCTCACTTTTTTTTCACCACTGCTGGCAcagttattttaaacaaaaacgcaaagtatgaacaaaacttttgaaaacttagattaaatatttaaaaactttgaaaatttgaataactTTGAATTACACGAACTAAATCacaatattaaatgatttatctGAAGCATAGTCCATAACTTTtgtatttctcaatctctaactcagaTAGTTAGCTATATGACTTGTTGTCAAGACAAACCTTATCACTTaacttcactccttgacttgtgtcttgtctctgaccctagttTATGTTCAGTCTCTCTTTGTTCTCTTTTAGATGGTTCTGACCAatcaatgatctctataaatctttcatcTTATACTTCTTCTTTAGACCTTATCATCACACTACTTACTACTAAGCTAAAGCTGAATGGAATTCTTTTTTTGGTGACAATCCTTGGGTGATTTTTTTAGTGATATTCCTTGAGTGATGTCTTTTTTCTCTCCGCTGATAAATGTGCCACCAACATAACCTCCTGAATCCAGATAggtatggaagcttttattccttcttgtcggTTCCAAGCCAAGGCTCATAATACTACATGGTTTTcaccttcttgtgcagctgctataccTTAAATTGTAATAATCAATGTAGAAAGGTCCTTtctgatgctaagctccatAATTCCCAGTTTACTAAACCTCTCATCTTGAGTTAAATAGCTCACTGTCAGACAATTAATATGGTTTTCGATCTTCTCAATCTAAGGCTGatttgctaactgctgtaactagTAGTTTctatcatgcattagatggcAAAGGCAAAGGCTATTGCTGTTGATATacctaaagcttttgataaaatttggtaTTCTGGTCTTCTCTGTAAGCTTGCTTTGTATGATGCATctggaaaagtttttgagattatcaaaccatttttttctaaccactttaataaagtcattcTTGAAGatcaacactcttcttcatttctaGTAACTTTTGGGACACTCAATGTTCTATCCctgctcctgtattgtttcttatctacataaacaatattCCTGACAAACTTATATCTAAAATGGCACTATTTGCTGAAAActtaactttatactcttgtcttaacaaaaagtcttctcttttcgatgaCTTAGAAAAAACTGAAACAGCTTGTAGtgacttgtaaattttaatgaatagCAACCCTCTCACTAAGTCCTCTTTCTGGTATCTTCTTAAATTATCAttcactactgacctctcatAGAAATCATATATTGCAcagttagcatctgctaaggttgcttctctttatctgCTTGCCATTGTCTCTCTCCTGATTATTAACTCACTCATTCTCATTGTTGcatttatttctcttttttgtaaatactattcTGATTGCTGCTCAAAgaagttatcatctctagttccaccaaccaaaactcattttcGTTGATTCATCTTTTAGCTAAGTcacatccttttactgtatctgtccctgcatgctctaaaaatatttatttgtctagttttttcaCCAGACTTTATTCTTTTGTAACTTACTtccatcttcatattttcctgactcaaacaacctacaacttttcagGTCTTCTGCCAATCATTTTCACTTCAactctattctttgttttagAGTAATTCCCAACTTaacagtggttgcttgcagccttgttgggagtgaattagataaaaaaaaggatGGGAACAATaggattttattttacttctcttgagaaatattaatataaaagtttttttaatcattattatctaatttattttatattataattgacagtcataaaatataaagtccatttttaaaatgaacacttaaattaaaaaccacaCCTAAGTctgtaaaaacatataaaaatatttaaagctatATTTAAAGGATTAATCCACAGAATATACTCAAGCTGTAGAAGTCTTATTTGCaaagcaatataaaaaatttagcttaatatattcatcaaaaaaaaaaaaacaatgaaaaacaaATGAAGAATATTGCATAATAGAGAactttaagaaattatttttgagCCCATTAATTATGGGGTAATAATATAATtagaaactattttattaccCCATTAAGctatcaaataaaaatcataaaaaataacattattttattggtgTTGTTCACATATAATAGGTAATCCTAAACCTTGGAAATTTATTGCAACTCTTTCTGACAAGATATGCATATGAAGAAAGTAGATAGATGGAAATAAAGACATAGATATAAGTGAAAAAAGAACAATAATCATATCTATAtaagaatcttatttttatctCTGATGAGAAATTGTGTAAGAAACTCTACTTGACATTTTAAAGCTTTGCTCTGATTGcaaagtaaatatatttgtgattttaattttttgctgcTGTTGtcaattttcaaatttgagagatatttttatttttatatagaactattttctttttttatattttttaataaaaaattaatttaaaactatttaagaaactttattatagttttaataaaaattgtataaaaaattttgatgtgtaaaaattacttttgtaaaGTGATGGAGACAAGTTGaactaaaacttaaacaaatttacttttttaaagttttttaaacaaatgacatttacttttttaaagtattggGGACAAGTTCAACCAAACTTAAACATATGACCATTCGAgtggctgaaaaaaaaaagagcgctttttaatatttcagaAGCAGaagtgtataaaatatatagtgttaaaattaaatataaaaagttaaccTACCAGCACATTGCTTGTCTATTGTGTTAATTTCAGTGTGAAACATActtttgttgtcattgttaaGTTCCAACATGATAGAATTGTTTCGTTGTTTTTCATTAGTCTCtgtaatttttggaaaattttccaATGTTTCTTTCATACAAGAATCTTGTTGATTTTCGATATTTTCAGAAATTTCCACACTTTTCAAATAGTTATTCtgctgtgtttttttaaataaaattttttaatgaaataatgtAAGGATAAAATTGAATACAGTTTTTTGGTTtagtatgataaaaaaacagatgTATAAAAAATACCATGTCATCAAATAGATATGCAACATATCAGACAATGCAACATAGATATGCAACATATCAAACAACATAACTTAGATATGTAACACTATTGCAAAATGTGCAGTTTGTAGTTTGTATTGTAGGGATTTTATTGTAGGGATTGTATTGTAGGGATTGTATTGTAGGGATTGTATTGTAGGGATTGTATTGTAGGGATTGTATTGTAGGGATTGTATTGTAGGGATTGTATTGTAGGGATTGTATTGTAGGGATTGTATTGTAGGGATTGTATTGTAGGGATTGTATTGTAGTTTGTATTGTAGGGATTGTATTGCAAATGTAATATTCATTTCTTAAACGAAAGttgaagaaatgtttaaaatgttaagaatgtttaaaaaacatagtATGTCAACAAAGATGCATAAAATACTGCATGAGAACACAAATAAGAAGTTATACATCTAAACAAATGAAGAATCATGAAATGAATGAGAAATATattgcaaaacaaaataaaaataatatattcaaaaatatagacTGATAAAATTACCTTTTCATTTTCTGAATCTGATTTTAATTTACACAAATCTGAAACCGAATTGACAATCCGATTTCCACGACTTTTTTCTTGAAGATGACTGTTTATATTGTAGTAAGGCTCAGTAATGTCAGTAAGTTCACTCAAATGCCAGTGATTTGAACATTTTGAGCTTtccttttcaaaatatttatgactaagtgtttggttgttttttttattaacgcATTGCTTATTATAGTGATTCATCTGGTCAAGGTTAAAATATTCattcatattttttacttttttgacaTTTTCCTGAAAACTTTTCAGTGCTAAACTTTCTTTATAGCATTCTCTTTGGCAATAGTCTtgcaaacaactttttaaagtttgtctatgttgttttttgtaaaaacgttTACTCAAATTTCTCTGTTTTTTGTTACAGTTTCTTTTAGAGAAAAATTCTTTGGACATGATATAGGGAAGAGTTAAGAATTGGTCTCCTATTGTGCTGCGCTTAAGATCTGCACAAtcaataattgatttttttatttcaaaggaAATCACTCTATAAGAGTTTGGTTTAGTTTTTACATAGAATATAACACTTTGatcatttttgttaaacacTGTCTTTTCACGAGGTACCATTTTGTTGTAATCTTtacaaacttctttttttatttcattaggGTTACAGgattcaaaaaattgatttggtttttttctatatttgatCTCCTCTTCTTGTTGATTAATTGTCTTAGACTTATTTCCTAATCCTTTGTGCTTCCTTCCAAAGTTTTCCCCTTTTGTTGAAGTCATACTTTTATTTCCTAAGGCTTTGCAACATTTTTGTCCAAAAGCTAATCTTTTACGGCCATACTGTTCTAAAATGTTTTGTGCTAATGGATAATCTTTAATTGAAGAAATGACATCTTCTTTACTCAGAACAAAAAGTTCAAGATAACCGCAAGATTGAACGTTTGCAGTCCTtctataatacaaatatattaactaaaacaaacttttaaacaaaaaaacatgaaaaattatttcaaaacagGCAATATTAGATTCAGAGACACAAACCTGTTGTCTCCATCATTTAAACTTAGAAGACCAATCTCTCCAAAAAAGTCTCCAGGTTTAAGAGTTCTAAGTACTTGTCCACTCTCACtacaaaacagatttttaatcatgttaataaaaaatatatat
Encoded here:
- the LOC100198921 gene encoding potassium voltage-gated channel subfamily H member 7 isoform X6 translates to MLAYIKSKKFIIDVITLSPFDILYIIDKVRPVYRLPRLLKFLNIFQAKKVVEAVTNFPNLVRGIFWLNMMFLVLHWNSCFYYIISKSEGFGSDLWVYPNHTGVHKSLLHRYIKCMYWSTLVLTNIGESSPPETTIGYSYMIVCYISGMFIFAAIVGQVGNIIQTMNASRMEFEKQRDKTVHYMKKHNVPLELWKRVRHWYDYTYSRDRFDGGQDINEIKILPDKIKTELALHVHFETLRKVSFFQKCQPEFLHDLVLKMKLHIFTPGDLIIRKGEIAREMYVISDGTAEVVSESGQVLRTLKPGDFFGEIGLLSLNDGDNRRTANVQSCGYLELFVLSKEDVISSIKDYPLAQNILEQYGRKRLAFGQKCCKALGNKSMTSTKGENFGRKHKGLGNKSKTINQQEEEIKYRKKPNQFFESCNPNEIKKEVCKDYNKMVPREKTVFNKNDQSVIFYVKTKPNSYRVISFEIKKSIIDCADLKRSTIGDQFLTLPYIMSKEFFSKRNCNKKQRNLSKRFYKKQHRQTLKSCLQDYCQRECYKESLALKSFQENVKKVKNMNEYFNLDQMNHYNKQCVNKKNNQTLSHKYFEKESSKCSNHWHLSELTDITEPYYNINSHLQEKSRGNRIVNSVSDLCKLKSDSENEKQNNYLKSVEISENIENQQDSCMKETLENFPKITETNEKQRNNSIMLELNNDNKSMFHTEINTIDKQCAATRMVICLSLVELVPNTLKKFNTF